Proteins from a genomic interval of Plasmodium reichenowi strain SY57 chromosome 13, whole genome shotgun sequence:
- a CDS encoding 40S ribosomal protein S15, putative, with protein sequence MGRMYGKGKGISSSTLPYKRKQPSWLKQKPSEIEDAIIKLAKKGQTPSQIGATLRDNYGIPQVKSVTGNKILRILRAQGIATTIPEDLYFLIKKAVSMRKHLEKNKKDKDCKFRLILTESKIHRISRYYKRKKLLPSNWKYQSSTASALIA encoded by the coding sequence TCTACACTTCCATATAAAAGGAAACAACCAAGTTGGTTAAAACAAAAACCATCAGAAATTGAGGATGCTATAATTAAGTTAGCTAAAAAAGGACAAACCCCATCACAAATAGGTGCCACCTTAAGAGATAATTATGGTATTCCACAGGTAAAATCTGTTACCggaaataaaattttaagaATCTTAAGAGCTCAAGGTATTGCTACTACTATTCCTGaagatttatattttttaattaaaaaagcTGTTTCTATGAGAAAACATCTTGAAAAGAACAAGAAAGATAAAGATTGCAAGTTCAGACTTATTTTAACCGAATCCAAAATTCATAGAATATCACgatattataaaagaaaaaaattattaccATCTAACTGGAAATACCAATCAAGTACTGCTAGCGCTTTAATTGcttaa